A single Staphylococcus sp. NRL 16/872 DNA region contains:
- a CDS encoding recombinase family protein translates to MKYGYIRPVTINDDLNEQKKKIETYTKKIVEESHANNKKRNELDLLLKKKLVSGDAVYITDLCILADSTKQLVDILDYLSQKDISLYVINLNRYIYKNIQGEFLEILHDITDFQSDVVKFRTRVGLENYTKEGKKLGRPKRDDKNLRDAIEMYMSKNYTLDEIKEKTNISRATLYRHLDK, encoded by the coding sequence ATGAAATACGGTTATATCAGACCTGTTACAATAAACGATGATTTAAACGAACAAAAAAAGAAAATAGAAACCTATACAAAAAAAATAGTTGAGGAAAGTCATGCTAATAATAAAAAAAGAAATGAATTAGACCTTCTTTTAAAAAAGAAGTTGGTCTCGGGGGATGCAGTATATATTACAGATTTATGTATACTTGCAGATTCTACGAAACAATTAGTAGATATATTAGATTATCTTTCACAGAAGGATATATCTTTATATGTAATTAATTTAAACCGATATATTTATAAAAATATTCAAGGAGAATTTTTAGAAATACTACATGATATTACAGACTTTCAAAGTGATGTTGTTAAATTTAGGACACGCGTTGGATTAGAAAATTATACAAAAGAAGGAAAAAAGTTAGGCAGACCCAAACGAGATGATAAAAATCTTAGAGATGCTATAGAAATGTATATGAGCAAAAATTACACTCTAGATGAAATAAAAGAAAAAACAAACATAAGTAGAGCAACTTTATATCGTCATCTAGATAAATAA